One region of Pan paniscus chromosome 5, NHGRI_mPanPan1-v2.0_pri, whole genome shotgun sequence genomic DNA includes:
- the MUC21 gene encoding mucin-21, which produces MKMQKGNVLLMFGLLLHLEAATNSNETSTSASTGSSVISSGASTATNSGSSVTSSGVSTATNSGSSVTSNGVSIVTNSEFHTTSSGISTATNSEFSTASSGISTATNSESSTASSGASTATNSESSTTSSGASTATNSGASTATNSESSTVSSGASTATNSESSTTSSGASTATNSESSTVSSGASTATNSESSTTSSGASTATNSESSTVSSGISTVTNSESSTPSSGANTATNSESSTVSSGASTATNSESSTPSSGASTATNSESSTPSSGASTATNSESSTVSSGASTATNSESSTVSSGASTATNSESSTTSSGASTATNSESSTPSSGASTATNSESSTTSSGASTATNSESSTVSSGANTATNSESSTTSSGASTATNSESNTTSSGASTATNSESSTTSSGASTATNSESSTTSSGANTATNSGSSVTSAGSGTAALTGMHTTSHSASTAVSEAKPGGSLVPWEIFLITLVSVVAAVGLFAGLFFCVRNSLSLRNTFNTAVYHPHGLNHGLGPGPGGNHGAPHRPRWSPNWFWRRPVSSIAMEMSGRNSGP; this is translated from the exons ATGAAGatgcagaaaggaaatgttctCCTTATGTTTGGTCTACTATTGCATTTAGAAGCTG CAACAAATTCCAATGAGACTAGCACCTCTGCCAGCACTGGATCCAGTGTGATCTCCAGTGGAGCCAGCACAGCCACCAACTCAGGGTCCAGTGTGACCTCCAGTGGGGTCAGCACAGCCACCAACTCAGGGTCCAGTGTGACCTCCAATGGGGTCAGCATAGTCACCAACTCTGAGTTCCATACAACCTCCAGTGGGATCAGCACAGCCACCAACTCTGAGTTCAGCACAGCGTCCAGTGGGATCAGCACAGCCACCAACTCTGAGTCCAGCACAGCCTCCAGTGGGGCCAGCACAGCCACCAACTCTGAGTCCAGCACGACCTCCAGTGGGGCCAGCACAGCCACCAACTCTGGGGCCAGCACAGCCACCAACTCTGAATCCAGCACAGTGTCCAGTGGGGCCAGCACTGCCACCAACTCTGAGTCCAGCACAACCTCCAGTGGGGCCAGCACAGCCACCAACTCTGAGTCCAGCACAGTGTCCAGTGGGGCCAGCACTGCCACCAACTCTGAGTCCAGCACAACCTCCAGTGGGGCCAGCACAGCCACCAACTCTGAGTCCAGCACAGTGTCTAGTGGGATCAGCACAGTCACCAATTCTGAGTCCAGCACACCCTCCAGTGGGGCCAACACAGCCACCAACTCTGAGTCCAGCACAGTGTCCAGTGGGGCCAGCACAGCCACCAACTCTGAGTCCAGCACACCCTCCAGTGGGGCCAGCACAGCCACCAACTCTGAGTCCAGCACACCCTCCAGTGGGGCCAGCACAGCCACCAACTCTGAGTCTAGCACAGTGTCCAGTGGGGCCAGCACAGCCACCAACTCTGAGTCCAGCACAGTGTCCAGTGGGGCCAGCACAGCCACCAACTCTGAGTCCAGCACGACCTCCAGTGGGGCCAGCACAGCCACCAACTCTGAGTCCAGCACACCCTCCAGTGGGGCCAGCACAGCCACCAACTCTGAGTCCAGCACGACCTCCAGTGGGGCCAGCACAGCCACCAACTCTGAGTCCAGCACAGTGTCCAGTGGGGCCAACACAGCCACCAACTCTGAGTCCAGCACAACCTCCAGTGGGGCCAGCACAGCCACCAACTCTGAGTCCAACACGACCTCCAGTGGGGCCAGCACTGCCACCAACTCTGAGTCCAGCACGACCTCCAGTGGGGCCAGCACAGCCACCAACTCTGAGTCCAGCACGACCTCCAGTGGGGCCAACACAGCCACCAACTCTGGGTCCAGTGTGACCTCTGCAGGCTCTGGAACAGCAGCTCTGACTGGAATGCACACAACTTCCCATAGTGCATCTACTGCAGTGAGTGAGGCGAAGCCTGGTGGGTCCCTGGTGCCGTGGGAAATCTTCCTCATCACCCTGGTCTCGGTTGTGGCAGCCGTGGGGCTCTTTGCTGGGCTCTTCTTCTGTGTG agaAACAGCCTGTCCCTGAGAAACACCTTTAACACAGCTGTCTACCACCCTCATGGCCTCAACCATGGCCTTGGCCCAGGCCCTGGAGGGAATCATGGAGCCCCCCACAGGCCCAGGTGGAGTCCTAACTGGTTCTGGAGGAGACCAGTATCCTCAATAGCCATGGAGATGAGCGGGAGGAACAGCGGGCCCTGA